Part of the Tetragenococcus koreensis genome, CGACCAGGGGGAACGAAGAGTGAGGTTGGCAACATCTTCTGGTACAGTGGTTTTCTTACGAATACCTGGGCCCTTTGCATCCATACAGATGCATTCTGTTGCTCCATGTGAAAGTGCTACATCCATTGGGAAATCATTGCGGTAACCTCCGTCAATATAATCCTCTCCTTTGATCTGTATCGGCTGCATCGCTGGAAAAAAAGCTGCCGAAGCTACTAACCATTCCCACGACTGCTTAACTGGTCCAACAGCAACGACCTTTTCCTTTAAGCCCCGCAAACGTGTCGTGCATATAAATAATTGTGCGGGAAACTCTGCCCATTTCTTCGCATCCAATGTATGACGTAGCAATTCTTGCAGTGGCCGAGCGCTGATCCCTTGTTCTTTAAGTGCTGATATGCTAAGCGAACGGAGTTGGCGAACTAACTGATGGAAGGAATGGTTATCAGCAGCAGCTTTAGGAAATGCTAGAATTTGTTCCGTACTGATTTGATACCAAAGCTGTTGGGCTTTCTTTTCATCATTCATCATCATAAGGGCCGCGTTTAGCGCACCCACAGAAGTAGCTGCAATCAATTCAAAAGTGATGCCTAATTCTTTTAATGCCCGCCAAGCACCAATCTGATACGCACCCCGCGCACCGCCACCACTTAAAACTAGTGCTGTATGATAATATAACTTTTTTGTTAATCCTTCTTGGTCTTGTTGGTAACCTTGAGAGATTAGCTCAGTCAGTATGGTTTCTTTAGCTGAAAAAGAAAGCGTCACTGTCTGAACAAATCGACTACGAGCAAATACATCGATAGCTTGTAAGATCGTATTCCAAGAAGTGTGTTCAAGTGGTCCACACAAAATATTTGTGACCTTTATTTGTCTATCCTCTAACTTTACGTTGAAAAAAATAAGCTGTTTTTGTACAACCGTGTACCAACAATGTTCTTCGTAAACAGCTTGAGCCATGTCCTTTTTAGCAGCAGAATGAGTGGCATAAAAAGGAAAAATCAACTTTGTATTATGCAAAAGAGCGGGTTTTTTATTAAGCATGGAAACATACAATTTTTTAAATTTCACCAGGTTAACCCCCTAAAAAGAAACTGAAGTTATCACTTAGTTATTATTATAAGCTTTCCATTAAATATTTGAAAGCGCATTAGGTAAGTATCTATATTACTTTGTGTAATAAACATTTAAACGAAACGAAACAAGCATTTTTCTAAAATTTATTGTAAAATATAAGTAGACGGAGTTGGGAAAAGGAGGGACATTTGTAATGGTTGATTTTATCTATGTACATATTGACAACATCAGCAATGCCGTTTTGACCCAAGGTTTTTCTGCCACTGATTTTCATCAAGGAATCGTTCATCACCCGCAAAACCTATTGTTATTAGACCCTTCTAGTGAACTCGGTGAATATGAAGCGCACACCGCCATGAAAACCATCCGTGGCAGCGAAGCCGTCAAAAACTATTTTCAAACAGCGGATAAAAAAAGAGTCACCGGCACCAATAAATGGATTGATTTTACTGATATCATGATGTTAAAAGAGTTAACTCCTACAGAAATTTCCGAGTTGTTGTATTTTGGTCATATGAAGTCTCATCTTCATTCACCTTTTTTTTATAAATTACAAAATAACTTTGCTTATTTTGATCTACAGGAGGAACTTTCACGCGTTTACTATCGTTATCTAGACGAATTTTATCAAGTTTTATCAAAGAAACTCACCCACCTGGTATCAGAAGTCTTAAATTCAAGACGTTCTCTTTTCCAAAAAAACAAAGCTATTGAACCCTTACCACTTCAAATTGTCAAAACGCTG contains:
- a CDS encoding patatin-like phospholipase family protein produces the protein MKFKKLYVSMLNKKPALLHNTKLIFPFYATHSAAKKDMAQAVYEEHCWYTVVQKQLIFFNVKLEDRQIKVTNILCGPLEHTSWNTILQAIDVFARSRFVQTVTLSFSAKETILTELISQGYQQDQEGLTKKLYYHTALVLSGGGARGAYQIGAWRALKELGITFELIAATSVGALNAALMMMNDEKKAQQLWYQISTEQILAFPKAAADNHSFHQLVRQLRSLSISALKEQGISARPLQELLRHTLDAKKWAEFPAQLFICTTRLRGLKEKVVAVGPVKQSWEWLVASAAFFPAMQPIQIKGEDYIDGGYRNDFPMDVALSHGATECICMDAKGPGIRKKTTVPEDVANLTLRSPWSLGSFLIFDSKRSTINEQLGYLETMKYFHHYTGFWYTFTNETNWQTDWQLFISKLPDHEYAWLQERSFWHKFYKLYAKKVPLEQVGMAFVELMGRFLSLLPDKVYTKDQFVTALTTAREKTYPPVEAALSFTEWVEVYHKEYFLLSKKNQFVTINELLEKETEIPSWFVEKSAVLFITVKFFRFLQKKEPKNA